From the Achromobacter xylosoxidans A8 genome, the window ACCTTGGCCGAAGAAATTTCGCAGGCCGGCGTGCCGCTCTACGGCCTGGTCAACAACGCCGGCGTGACTCTGCGCAAGACCGTGACCGAGACCACGCACGCCGAATGGCGGCGCCTGCTGGACATCAACCTGGACGGGCCGTTCCTCGCGATCCGCAATCTGGCTGGATTGATGCCGGAGGGCGCGGCCATCGTCAATACCTCGTCGACGGCCGGGCTCACGGGCTATTTCAGCGCGGCCTATACCGCCAGCAAGTGGGCCTTGCGCGGGCTGACGCGGGCGGCATCGCTGGAACTGGCGGGGCGGGGCATACGCGTCAACACGGTATGCCCGGGCCTGGTGGAAACGCCGATGATCATGCAGCCCAATGCGGTGCACGACGCCGGACGGGCGCGCCTGTTCTATGAAGGCAACCGCGATGCGACGCCGCTGTCGCGCGGCGCGGACGCCGACGAGATCGCGGCGGCGGTGATGTTCCTGTTGGGGCCGGAGGCTTCGTTCATCACCGGCGCGGACCTGCCG encodes:
- a CDS encoding SDR family oxidoreductase codes for the protein MESYWTGKAAVVTGAARGQGAAEALRLLQAGATVYALDVLPDSDATWTDLRAAAGADAERLRIRVADVARESDWLTLAEEISQAGVPLYGLVNNAGVTLRKTVTETTHAEWRRLLDINLDGPFLAIRNLAGLMPEGAAIVNTSSTAGLTGYFSAAYTASKWALRGLTRAASLELAGRGIRVNTVCPGLVETPMIMQPNAVHDAGRARLFYEGNRDATPLSRGADADEIAAAVMFLLGPEASFITGADLPVDGGMTGGGVYWRIGKSTGNL